In Candidatus Methylacidiphilales bacterium, one DNA window encodes the following:
- a CDS encoding TadE/TadG family type IV pilus assembly protein encodes MKGTLHRLRPGSRRGQGVVEFALLVPVLLLLLMGIIELGWLMNVNLQVTNAAREGARAASVGKTTTNVNTRVTNFLNTYNITPVVTIQYSQNNGSSWTTVGDASGKNNAPNGSLIRVNLQVTHKQLTNFIPGLNNFTFNKSVTMTREPT; translated from the coding sequence ATGAAAGGCACACTGCACAGACTCCGTCCGGGCTCCCGCCGCGGACAGGGTGTCGTTGAATTCGCCCTCCTGGTTCCGGTGCTCCTCCTGCTTCTGATGGGGATCATCGAGTTGGGATGGCTCATGAATGTCAACCTACAGGTCACCAACGCCGCCCGTGAAGGGGCACGCGCGGCTTCGGTCGGCAAGACCACGACCAACGTCAACACCCGTGTGACCAATTTTCTGAACACCTACAACATCACCCCGGTGGTCACGATCCAATACAGCCAAAACAACGGCAGCTCCTGGACCACGGTGGGTGACGCCAGCGGCAAAAACAATGCGCCCAACGGCAGTTTGATCCGCGTGAATCTCCAGGTCACCCACAAGCAGTTGACCAACTTCATCCCCGGCCTCAACAACTTCACTTTCAACAAAAGTGTCACCATGACACGCGAGCCCACCTAG
- a CDS encoding pilus assembly protein TadG-related protein, which translates to MKHTHRTKRQARKGQSIMLVMLALVILCIMAALTVDYGLMVIRANQLQRACDAAALTAAWSYYNDYVKVAGTINSNQQKATLSATAETTAKSQAVTVADSNGVTITSSNVTFNGTVGSNNPRRVTVVASGSHSYFIARVMGAGSSVMTRRATAEITPVAGIGKSDVDGSSGGVAPLGITVDDFKNYYNSGSNLTVTLERLQTGDFTNGEILGMDIRPQNGKSPSQWEDEVATGADLNFYSDNPSNTAINASRGNQSGRLQNAINTRIANGQKTLYIMVTDPRSQNNGTSNMPLRGVAKVEIQSISLNGQGNNALASFTMKVVGGWLDGDSNYITTVSSVDVDSLEGIPSSEINNNENTNFMFTVRLIDDI; encoded by the coding sequence ATGAAACACACCCATCGAACCAAGCGTCAGGCCCGAAAAGGCCAATCCATCATGTTGGTGATGCTGGCTTTGGTCATCCTTTGCATCATGGCGGCGCTCACGGTCGATTACGGCCTGATGGTCATCCGCGCCAACCAACTCCAGCGGGCCTGTGACGCCGCCGCCTTGACCGCTGCATGGAGTTACTACAATGATTACGTAAAAGTTGCCGGAACTATCAACAGCAACCAGCAAAAAGCCACATTGTCAGCCACTGCGGAAACCACGGCTAAATCCCAGGCTGTTACTGTTGCTGACTCTAATGGAGTCACCATAACTTCCTCGAATGTCACATTCAATGGCACGGTAGGAAGCAACAACCCTAGACGAGTAACAGTAGTAGCTTCAGGCAGTCACTCTTATTTCATAGCGCGAGTCATGGGTGCCGGCAGCTCCGTCATGACTAGACGCGCTACCGCAGAGATAACTCCAGTCGCGGGAATCGGTAAAAGTGATGTGGACGGCTCCAGTGGTGGTGTTGCCCCATTGGGAATTACCGTTGATGACTTTAAAAACTATTACAACAGTGGTTCCAATCTCACGGTCACATTGGAAAGGCTACAAACAGGAGATTTTACCAACGGGGAAATACTGGGAATGGATATCAGGCCCCAAAACGGCAAATCTCCGAGCCAGTGGGAGGACGAAGTTGCCACGGGAGCGGATCTTAATTTTTACAGTGATAATCCTAGCAATACTGCGATCAACGCCAGCAGAGGCAATCAATCAGGGCGCCTACAAAATGCGATCAACACACGAATCGCGAATGGGCAAAAGACCCTCTACATTATGGTCACTGACCCCAGAAGCCAAAACAATGGCACATCCAATATGCCCTTGCGAGGCGTAGCCAAGGTGGAGATTCAGAGTATCTCGCTCAACGGCCAAGGCAACAATGCGCTGGCGTCATTTACCATGAAAGTTGTCGGAGGCTGGCTCGATGGGGACTCTAACTATATCACAACCGTGAGCTCAGTCGACGTCGATTCGCTCGAAGGCATTCCCAGCAGTGAAATAAATAACAATGAAAATACCAACTTCATGTTCACGGTGCGCTTGATTGATGATATATAA